In the genome of Bacillus thuringiensis, the window TGTTAATGCCATACTCATTGCTAAAACTGGTACTACAACCGCTGTTAGTTTTTTCATTTTTTTCTTTTTCACTTTCTGTACCCTCCCTAATTCTTAACGCTCTCATTTAAGAATTTTCTGATAATTCTGTTTTTCTTTATATATTTATCAGAAGATTCTTATTAACTATTATTCTACTAATTTTTTGAGTTTTGTAAAGTGTTATTATTGAAAATTTTTAAAAAATTATTTTTTTACAGTAATATTCATAAAAATTCCATAATCTTTCGAAACACTATATCTCATTGAATTCTATGTATTGATTTAATAGTCTTTATATCCCTCCGCTACAAAACACTTGTAAATTATTGTTAATAAATAATGTATATCATACCAAACCTCTTTTCTACAAAAATAAAAAAGCAGACATTTCGCCTGCTTCAATTCTCCTCAATTTGCTTTTCGCTTAATCCTAGATGTGTTCTAAGAGTATTACTCAAACTCTGTAGATCTTTTTTATTAGGATTATAATAATATACACGTTGTCCGTTTGGGCCATTAGGTAAATATAAATCATCACCAGCTAATTGTATTTTTTCAACTGAACCGTTTAAACCGTATTTATAAAAAGATAAAATATCATCCATTACTAAGTTTGTTTTAAAATCGCCGTCAACCGCCTCAACCATTTTTTCTAGTTTCGTAATCGAACCTACACTTTTTAATTTACTTAACATCGCTTCGATAACAAGCTGTTGGCGCTGACCTCTCATTGCATCACTATCAATATGACGCGTTCTTGCTAGTGCAAGTGCTTCTTCCCCATTTAATTTTTGTAATCCTTTTCTCAAATGGATCGCATCAGGTTCATCTTTACTATTTTGCTCCGTAAATTCAACTGGGACATCTACCTCAATACCATCTAACCCATCAACAATTTTAGTAAAGGAACCAAAATTAAATTTCACAAAATAATCAACAGGCACCTGTAACAATTTTTCTACCGCTTCCACTGAAGCTTGCGGTCCTCCATCTTTACCATTTTGAACGAAACCACTTCCATATGCATGGGTTATTTTATCTTTTTTCTTTTGAACTGGAACATATGTATATGTATCACGCGGTATGCTCGTTAATTTCACTGTTTTATCATCTTTATTAAAGGTGGCTAACAATAACGCATCTGTATGAAATGCACCATTATACTCCTTTTGTCGTTCTTGATTTTCATCAATTCCCATAATTAAAAGTGAAACATGATTTGCAATTGGCTTTACAGATTTCTCACGTAAATTGGATTTTTCACCTCGTGCTAAATTCAAATTAGATTTTTGTACGAGACTAGAAGTTTTCATATATACATAGGTTCCATAGCCAATTCCACCAAATAGTAATACCGCTAGTAGTAAACTTATTATCGTTTTCTTTTTATATTTTTGCTTATTTTTCTCTTCTCTTAAAGATGAATGATTCCTCATTTACTCTCCTCCTGTTTCTATTCATCCAATATGTTTTTCATTTTTTCATATTTAGCGCTATCCTTTTGAAACACACTTTCTTTCAATCCTTTATCTATTTGTATCCATTCAGTCGTAAGTGAATATTGAATCAAGCCTTCTTGAAAACTAAGAAATTTCAATATAATCCCTGTATTTTTCTCCACAACCATTTCGAATTTCCCTCTTAAATTTTCAGAGGTGCTAACAGGCATCTCTATGTTGATGACTCCTTCAATTTTGTAACAATCTAATCCAAGATATTTCGTTTCTTTATAATTCCAATCTTTATATCGAATTAACAAATCTGCGAATTCTGATTGAATACTATACTTAGCTAGTCCTACATATTCATCATCATATCGCCTTTTTTCACCTGATTTTTTCAATAACCTTTCCGTAGGATTTAATTTTAATAGTTCATTGTTTCTTTCTTTCGGGTTCCATTTTGTCTCTTTATAGGTATGCTTCTCATCATCAAACTCTTTTTTCTTGCCCTCGTTATATATAATTGTTCGTTTTTTCGCTAGTTTATCTTCTTTCGAAGAGATACCTCTTTGTTTTTCCGTATCAATCGCATACTTATATGTTGTAGCAACTCTTGATGAGCTAGAATATTCCTCAAATTGTCCTGAAATATTTTTAAAATAATCAATAGAATCTAGCATCTTTTGATGAATCTTTTCTTTATCTGGATAATGTACATTCGATTTTATTTCTTCTTCATTTTCATAATCAGAAAACGCTTTTTTCTTTACATATTCAAATACTCCACCGTTTTGCGCAAAACTTTGGATAGAAAACTCAGACATAGATACCACTGAAAGTATACAAACCGCTGCACTAATTATCATCATATGAATTTTGTAACTCTTCTTTTTTACCTGAAGATTATGTAGTGTGCCATTAATCTTTTCATTTAACTCTGGAGGTACTATAACATTTTCATCTTTTATTCTCTTTTTTAATTTCTCATCAAATAATTTTTCATTATCCACCCTTTACACCCCCTATTCCATCTTTAATCGTTTTTGTAGTTGTTCCCTTGCGCGTGACAATCTGGATTTCACTGTTCCTTTTGGTACTTCTAAAAGCTTTGCTATACTCTCTTGATTCATATCTTCATAATAATAAAGCACCGTAACAGCTCTTAATTCTTCATGTAACGATTGAATCGCATTACACAAATCTATATCTTCATACTGATCACACGCACTCATATTGTAATCATTCTCTTCTGTCACAATTACATTTTTATACGCTCTAATAATATTGTTACACTCATTTATTAGTATTCGAATTAACCAAGTTTGAAAAAATTCTTCTTTTTTTAATTTTTTTATATTTTCATAGGCCTTTAAAATTGTTGTCTGTATCGCATCCTCTATATTTGTCTCATCACGTAACATCGCCTTTGCTATTCGATACATCTTCACTTTTTCTGTATGTATAAGCGCTATAAAGGCTTCATGATCACCTTTTTTCGCTAAAGAAACATCGGTTTCTTCTTTTATAATCATTTTATATAAAGGGATTACTTTCACAATTGCTCCTCCTGTTTCATCCTCACTTCATCACTTCCAATTTAACTTTACATGTATTAGACGTATGAACCTAGAAAAAGGTTCATTTTTTTGAATATTTTTTTAATTTAAAAGATAAATATCCTTTATAAGTGTTATGTGATAAACATACTAGTTTAAATTTACAAATAAAAAAAGCCCACTTTCTAGTGGACTTTCTACTTTATAACGGTAAATCCCTCTTCCTAAATACTACAATCGCTACTAAGAAAATACAAAGCGCTCCAGCAGTTAACCCTATACTTACCGGCCATATATTATACGTTCCTTCAGCGATTTCTTTCGGGCGAAACAGCGTGAATAATGATAGACTTCTCATCCACTCTAACTTATCACTTAATTTACCTACCATATCCAATACGAAAAATAAGATAGTTAAACTCGCTGAATAACTTAGTGCTTTTCTTTCGTCATTACATATACAAGAAAAGAAAAATGAATACGCACTAACGACTAAAAATATGAGCCCTCCGACTACATTTATCTTCAAAAATAATTCTTTATTTAAGTTATTATCTTGTAAAAACCATTCTGCACCTACTAACCCAGCTACATACGTAACAGATACAATAATCAGAAGTCCTAATATGAGAACAGTAGCTTGTGTAATAGCAATTTGCACTCTAGATACAGGTGTTGCTAGCAAGTATGCCATTGCTCCTTTATCTACATGACGAGCAATTAAATGTGTCGCAACTGTTACGCAAAAAATTGTTAAAATGATAATAAACAATAGACTATAGTATTCACCAGCTAAAAAATCCATTACGTTTTGAATCGGACTTTCCATACCAACGATTTTTTTCACACTATCAGGCATGGCAGCTATTAATTCATTTAGCCCTTTCGCTGATACCATTGACGGGAATATCCAAATTAATAACCACAAATATAAAGCCGCACCAGACGCATAACTCAAAATACTTTTTTGTGTTTCTTTCAAACTAGCTAAAAACAATTGCTTATTCATGCGTTATCCCTTCTTTCTTATCGTAATAATGCATAAATAAATGTTCTAAATCCATCGCTCTCGTTTGAAGTGCCGTTACATTATAGTTTGAAAGTGTTTGTAAAACAGTTTGATAGTTTCCTTGTACAATGATAGATGCCTCTCTGCCTTTTACCGCTTCAAATTGCAAATTACACTTTGTAAGGGACTCAATCTCTTCTTGTGATGATACTGTTACATCTATCACCTGTCTTCTCATACTTTGTAAATCGTGAATATTTTCAACCGTTACGAGTCGACCATCTTTAATAATAGCTACTCTGTCACAAGTTCTCTCAATTTCAGTAAAAATATGTGATGACATCAGGATTGTTTTTCCTCTTTGCTTTTCCTCTAATATTAAATCTATAAACACTTGCTGCATAAGTGGATCAAGTCCAGATGTTGGTTCATCTAAAATTAACACCTCTGGATCGTGCATAAATGCAGCGACTATCCCTACTTTTTGCTTCATTCCTTTAGACATTTTGCGAATCGGTGTTTTCACATCAAATTGCAGACGCTCTATCAGTTCATCTCGTCTTTTCGTATCCTTTAATCCACGCATTCCTTGCATTAATTTTAAAAACTCTAATCCGTTCATTCCTTCAATAAAAGAAATTTCCCCCGGTAAATAACCAACTTCTCTTTGAATTTTCGCTGCTTCATTCCAACAATCTAATCCAAAAATTGTCGCTTTACCAGCTGTCGGTTTTATAAATCCCATTAAATTACGAATCGTCGTTGATTTCCCGGCACCATTCGGTCCTAAATAACCAAATACTTCTCCCTTTTTTACATCAAATGTAATATGAAACAAACCTTTTCCATTCGAAAACTGTTTTGTGACATCTTGAACTGAAATCATAATTCCACCTCGTTTTTTGAAATATTTAATATGTGATATTTCAAAATCATTGTACTCCTCATCTTTCATATTCGCAACAACTTTTTGAAATATTTATTAGTCCATATTTCAAAATTATTGTTTTCCATTATTTTTTCTTGTATATTTTAAGTGAGGTGATTGCATTGAACGGCTTTGAAAGAGTAAAAGAAAAGAAAAAGCGTGCCATTAAAGAAGCAGCATTCGTATTATTTTCAGAACGTGGATTTAATGAAGTGAAAATAGAACATATCGCAAAAGAAGCAAACGTTTCTCAAGTTACAATTTATAATCATTTCGGAAGTAAAGATGCTTTATTTAGGGAGCTTATACAAGAATTTATCATATCTGAATTTCAATATTATAAAGAGCTTGCAGAAGAAAAATTACCTTTTCATGATATGATGCAAAAAATGATTGTAAGAAAAATGAATACTGGCGGGTTATTTCAACCTGATATGTTATTACAAATGATGCAAAGGGACGAAGAACTCCGTAAGTTTATTTATAGTTATCAAAATGAAAAAATCCTGCCCTGGTATTTAGAAATATTAGAACGAGCTCAGCGCAAAAATGAAATTAATCCACACCTTACTAAAGAAATGATGTTACTTTACATTCAAATGTTTACAAAATTAGGTGATGAATTTGGAGCACAACTTCTTGAAGGAGATCGTGAAAAACATATACAAGATATCGTTACGATGTTCTTTTATGGTCTTTCTGTTCCACAAAAATAAAAAAGACACGAATTTCGTGTCTTTTTTATTTTATAGAAATGACTCTACCCTTTTCACTACTTTCAATCGCTAATTGAATCAGTTTAATAACATCTAAACCTTCTTGTGCTGTTACAGGCAGTTTCTCACCATTTAATATACTATCTCGTACACCTTTATAATAATTGTCATAACAACCGACTTCTGTTGGAATACGCTCTAAGCTTTCTTCTGTTTCTAAAGTAGCAAAATTCTCTTCATCGTCTACTCCATAACCGTTATCACCTGGCTTCATTCCATTTTTTAATTGCTCTTCCTGCGAATCCATACCGCACTTCACGATAGAACCTTTCTCTCCATGCACTATAAAATGCGGTCCAGCTTTTTTCACATAACTACTACTACGTAAAATGACACGTTTAACTCCGTAATGAAGTACTATGTGGAAATAATCATCCACCTCTGCACCTGGTCGTTGTTTTATTACATCTGCACTTATCGCATCTGGTTTCCCGAATATTGATAACGCTTGGTCAATTAAATGCGATCCTAAATCGTATAATATACCGGAACCTGGTAGATTTTTTTCTCTCCATCGATCACGCACATGTGGACGGAAACGATCAAAATTCGATTCATATGCGTATACATTCCCTACTCTGTTTTCTTCTAACAATTTCTTAATTGTTAAGAAATCATTATCAAAACGACGATTATGATATACGCTTAACATTACATTATGCTGCTCTGCTAATGAAATAAGCTCTTCTCCTTCTTCAATTGAAACAACAAATGGTTTTTCTACAACAACATGCTTACCGTTTAAAATTGCTTCTTTTACATATGGAAAATGAGTTGTATTAGGTGATGTAATAACAACTAAGTCAACATCAGCTCGCTTCACCAATTCATCAATTGTACTCACAACATTAGCGTTTGGTAATGTTTCTTTTACTACCTCTTCTTTTGAGGATAATACAGCACGAATATCATATTCTTCTATCGTTTGTAATAGTGGGATATGAAATGTCGTACTAGAAAAACCAAATCCTACAATCCCTACACCTATTTTTTTCATGTTGTCCCTCCATTTGTCCCGCTTTAACGGGCAGTAAAATTCCTAACTCAAAATTCAGCGAAAGCTAAGAAATTAGGTGAGGAATCAACTGCTTGTTAAAGCCCGATTGGTTCAACTAATAATCAATGTGGATAAAGAAACTCCCCATTGATTAAAGTTCCACTTTATGAGAACGATTTCATTCAGTTATTATAACAAGATTATTATCATTTACATAATAAATTGCCTAGAAAAAAGCACCTTGCTACTATTCATAGCAAGATGCTTTTTTACTCCGGTCGTTTTTTCGTCCACGTTTCTACTACTTCACCAGTATCATTAACATCTAGCACTAGGCTACCATTACTATACCGGTCTTTATTTCGATACGCTTTCGGATCAATTTCTTCTACAATGTTTTTCTCTGTCTTCATGTAAACTAATTCATCGTCCCGAACAATTTCAATACCGACAATGCGGTACGGATTACGTTTTAACTCTTTGAAAATAACAAGACCTCGCTTTGCCCTCGTCGATTTCTCAATTTCTGATGCTTTTAGACGCTTTACAGCACCGCGCTGCGTTACGAGAATAAGTTGATCTTTGTCACCATTTAATGGTTTACCAGAAGCGACATAGTCATCTTCTTTTAAATTAATTGCTTTCACACCAGCAGCTCTTACACCGACTGGACTTACTTCATCTTCATGGAAAATAAGTGCATATGCACCATGTGTAGCAAGAACGATATCACTCGTTCCATCTGTCGCAAATATATCGACAACTTCATCACCTTTTTTCAAGTTTACAGCAACGAATGCCCTTGAATAACGCTGAACTTTATATTGATTTAATTCTGTTTTCTTTATCATACCATTTCGCGTTACAAATACGATAAATCGTTTTTCTTCCTCAAAGTTCGGTACAACCGTTGCCCAAATGATTGTTTCATCTCGGTCGAGTGAAACGATATTTGCAACGTGCTGACCTAAATCTTTCCAACGAATATCTGGCATTTCGTATACTGGAAGATATATATAGTTTCCTTTACTTGTGAATAAAAGAACTGTTTCAGTCGTATTCGTATCGAATCGTTCAAGTAAGATGTCACCCTCTTTCATACCGAAGTCTTTGCCGTTTGAGGCATTATGCGAGCGCCATCCAGTACGTTTCACATATCCTTCTTTCGTTACAGTAACGATGACATCTTCTTGTGGAATCATCACTTCTACGTCTATTTTAATTTCTTCAATTTGCTCTTCAATAATAGCACGGCGATCATCACTATATGTTTTCTTAACTCTCTTCAAATCAGTTTTAATGACTTGAAGTAATCTTTTTTCACTTTGTAAAATTGACTGTAGCTCTAGAATTTTCTTATTAAGCTCATCTGCTTCTTCTTGTAACGCCGTAATGTCTGTATTCGTTAAGCGATATAATTGCAAGGATACAATTGCTTCCGCTTGTGCTTCTGTAAAGCCAAATTTTGCACTTAAATTATCTTTCGCATTACGTTTATCTTTTGAAGCTCGAATTGTCTCGATTACTTGGTCTAAAATCGATAATGCTTTCTTTAAACCTTCTACAATATGTTGACGATTTTCTGCTTTTCTTAATTCATACTGTGAACGTCTCGTAATAACCTCTTTTTGATGTCCAATATAAGCATCCAAAATTTTCGGTAATGTCATAAGTGTTGGACGACGATTATTGATCGCTACCATATTAAAGTTATATGGAATTTGCAAATCTGTATTTTTATATAAATAATTTAAAATACCTTCGGCGTTTGCTTCTTTCTTTAATTCAACAACAATTCGTAAACCAGTACGATCTGTCTCATCACGTACTTCAGCAATACCATCTAACTTTTTATCTAGACGTAATTCATCCATTTTCTTTACAAGGTTCGCCTTATTCACTTCGTAAGGAATTTCAGTGATTACAATTTGTTGTTTCCCACCGCGTACTGTTTCAACTTCTGCTTTTCCGCGAATAATAATTTTACCTTTACCTGTTTCATACGCCTTTTTAATACCATCAATCCCTTGAATAATACCACCTGTTGGGAAATCTGGTCCTTTCATAACTGTTAATAAATCATCAACAGTACTATTTGGCTTATCAATACGCATCATTGTAGCGTCAATAACTTCTCCAAGATGATGCGGAGGAATTTCTGTTGCATAACCAGCGGAAATCCCTGTAGATCCGTTCACTAATAAATTCGGGAACGCTGCTGGTAATACAACTGGTTCTTCACTTGTATCATCAAAGTTTGACACGAATTCAACTGTTTCTTTATCAAGATCACGTAATAATTCAGATGCGATTGGTGATAAACGAGCTTCCGTATAACGCATTGCTGCCGCTGGATCCCCATCAACACTACCGTTATTACCATGCATTTCAACTAAAACATTACGTACTTTCCAAGTTTGGCTTAAGCGTACCATTGCCTCATATACAGAGGAATCTCCATGTGGATGATAATTACCAATAACGTTACCTACTGTTTTAGCTGATTTACGAAACGCTTTATCATGTACATTACCTTCTACATACATAGAATATAAAATACGTCTTTGTACTGGCTTTAAGCCATCACGTGCATCTGGAAGTGCACGATCTTGAATAATATATTTACTATAACGTGCAAAACGATCACCTAACACGTCTTCAAGCGGGAGGTCATGAAACTTCTCTGCTTGCATGTTATTCCACCTCCGTCTCCATAATCATTTCATTTTCTAAAATATTTCCTTCTTCTTGCATACCAAACTGTACATTACGTTCAATCCATTTACGGCGTGGTTCTACTTTATCGCCCATTAATGTTGTAACGCGACGCTCTGCTCTTGCTGCATCATCAATTTTCACGCGAATTAATGTACGCGTTTCAGGATTCATTGTTGTTTCCCATAATTGATCCGCATTCATTTCACCAAGTCCTTTATAACGTTGTAACATATAGCCTTTGCCAACTTTTTTCGTTACACCGTCTAATTCCTCATCTGACCAAGCGTATTCAATTACCTCACTCTTACCTTTTCCTTTACTTACTTTGTATAAAGGAGGAAGTGCGATAAACACTTTACCAGCTTCGATAAGTGGCTTCATATATCTGTAGAAGAACGTTAATAACAATACTTGAATATGAGCTCCATCCGTATCGGCATCGGTCATAATTACAACTTTATCGTAGTTAATATCTTCAACATCAAATTCATTTCCTACACCGCCGCCAATCGCATAAATGATTGTATTAATCTCTTCATTTTTAAAGATATCAGCAAGCTTTGCTTTCTCTGTATTAATTACTTTACCACGTAATGGTAATACGGCCTGGAAACGACGGTCTCGTCCTTGTTTCGCTGAACCACCGGCAGAGTCACCCTCTACTAAATACAATTCGTTTTTCTGAGGATTACGTGATTGTGCAGGTGTTAACTTCCCGCTTAACGTACCTTCTGATTTTTTTTTCTTCTTACCACTACGTGCTTCTTCTCTCGCTTTACGAGCAGCCTCACGTGCTTGCGCTGCTTTAACTGCCTTTCTCACAAGAAGTGTAGCTACATCCGGGTTTTCCTCTAAAAAGTAAGCTAAATGCTCTGATACAATGGCATCAATAGAAGAACGAGCTTCACTTGTACCAAGTTTCCCCTTCGTTTGTCCTTCAAACTGAAGTACTTCTTCTGGTACACGTACAGAAACGATAGCCGCTACACCTTCACGAATATCTGTACCTTCTAAATTTTTATCTTTTTCTTTTAATAATGAAACTTTACGAGCATACTCATTGAACACACGCGTCATTGCTGTTTTAAATCCAGCTTCGTGTGTTCCACCATCTTTTGTACGTACGTTATTTACAAACGAAAGAATATTTTCTGAGTAACCATCATTAAACTGGAATGCTAGTTCTGCTTCAATCCCGTTTTGTTCACCAGTGAAGTATACAACCGGGTGAATTGAATCTTTTTCTTCGTTTAAATATGAAACGAAAGCTTCAATTCCTGTTTCATAATGAAATACATCCTCTAAATCATTACGTTCGTCTTTTATCGAGATTTTCATTCCTTTTAATAAGAATGCAGATTCACGTAATCTCTCACATAATGTTTCATAATTATAATTTGTCGTGCTGAAAATC includes:
- a CDS encoding LCP family protein, whose protein sequence is MRNHSSLREEKNKQKYKKKTIISLLLAVLLFGGIGYGTYVYMKTSSLVQKSNLNLARGEKSNLREKSVKPIANHVSLLIMGIDENQERQKEYNGAFHTDALLLATFNKDDKTVKLTSIPRDTYTYVPVQKKKDKITHAYGSGFVQNGKDGGPQASVEAVEKLLQVPVDYFVKFNFGSFTKIVDGLDGIEVDVPVEFTEQNSKDEPDAIHLRKGLQKLNGEEALALARTRHIDSDAMRGQRQQLVIEAMLSKLKSVGSITKLEKMVEAVDGDFKTNLVMDDILSFYKYGLNGSVEKIQLAGDDLYLPNGPNGQRVYYYNPNKKDLQSLSNTLRTHLGLSEKQIEEN
- a CDS encoding RNA polymerase sigma factor is translated as MKVIPLYKMIIKEETDVSLAKKGDHEAFIALIHTEKVKMYRIAKAMLRDETNIEDAIQTTILKAYENIKKLKKEEFFQTWLIRILINECNNIIRAYKNVIVTEENDYNMSACDQYEDIDLCNAIQSLHEELRAVTVLYYYEDMNQESIAKLLEVPKGTVKSRLSRAREQLQKRLKME
- a CDS encoding ABC transporter permease subunit, translating into MNKQLFLASLKETQKSILSYASGAALYLWLLIWIFPSMVSAKGLNELIAAMPDSVKKIVGMESPIQNVMDFLAGEYYSLLFIIILTIFCVTVATHLIARHVDKGAMAYLLATPVSRVQIAITQATVLILGLLIIVSVTYVAGLVGAEWFLQDNNLNKELFLKINVVGGLIFLVVSAYSFFFSCICNDERKALSYSASLTILFFVLDMVGKLSDKLEWMRSLSLFTLFRPKEIAEGTYNIWPVSIGLTAGALCIFLVAIVVFRKRDLPL
- a CDS encoding ABC transporter ATP-binding protein, which encodes MISVQDVTKQFSNGKGLFHITFDVKKGEVFGYLGPNGAGKSTTIRNLMGFIKPTAGKATIFGLDCWNEAAKIQREVGYLPGEISFIEGMNGLEFLKLMQGMRGLKDTKRRDELIERLQFDVKTPIRKMSKGMKQKVGIVAAFMHDPEVLILDEPTSGLDPLMQQVFIDLILEEKQRGKTILMSSHIFTEIERTCDRVAIIKDGRLVTVENIHDLQSMRRQVIDVTVSSQEEIESLTKCNLQFEAVKGREASIIVQGNYQTVLQTLSNYNVTALQTRAMDLEHLFMHYYDKKEGITHE
- a CDS encoding TetR/AcrR family transcriptional regulator encodes the protein MIALNGFERVKEKKKRAIKEAAFVLFSERGFNEVKIEHIAKEANVSQVTIYNHFGSKDALFRELIQEFIISEFQYYKELAEEKLPFHDMMQKMIVRKMNTGGLFQPDMLLQMMQRDEELRKFIYSYQNEKILPWYLEILERAQRKNEINPHLTKEMMLLYIQMFTKLGDEFGAQLLEGDREKHIQDIVTMFFYGLSVPQK
- a CDS encoding oxidoreductase: MKKIGVGIVGFGFSSTTFHIPLLQTIEEYDIRAVLSSKEEVVKETLPNANVVSTIDELVKRADVDLVVITSPNTTHFPYVKEAILNGKHVVVEKPFVVSIEEGEELISLAEQHNVMLSVYHNRRFDNDFLTIKKLLEENRVGNVYAYESNFDRFRPHVRDRWREKNLPGSGILYDLGSHLIDQALSIFGKPDAISADVIKQRPGAEVDDYFHIVLHYGVKRVILRSSSYVKKAGPHFIVHGEKGSIVKCGMDSQEEQLKNGMKPGDNGYGVDDEENFATLETEESLERIPTEVGCYDNYYKGVRDSILNGEKLPVTAQEGLDVIKLIQLAIESSEKGRVISIK
- the parC gene encoding DNA topoisomerase IV subunit A, with the protein product MQAEKFHDLPLEDVLGDRFARYSKYIIQDRALPDARDGLKPVQRRILYSMYVEGNVHDKAFRKSAKTVGNVIGNYHPHGDSSVYEAMVRLSQTWKVRNVLVEMHGNNGSVDGDPAAAMRYTEARLSPIASELLRDLDKETVEFVSNFDDTSEEPVVLPAAFPNLLVNGSTGISAGYATEIPPHHLGEVIDATMMRIDKPNSTVDDLLTVMKGPDFPTGGIIQGIDGIKKAYETGKGKIIIRGKAEVETVRGGKQQIVITEIPYEVNKANLVKKMDELRLDKKLDGIAEVRDETDRTGLRIVVELKKEANAEGILNYLYKNTDLQIPYNFNMVAINNRRPTLMTLPKILDAYIGHQKEVITRRSQYELRKAENRQHIVEGLKKALSILDQVIETIRASKDKRNAKDNLSAKFGFTEAQAEAIVSLQLYRLTNTDITALQEEADELNKKILELQSILQSEKRLLQVIKTDLKRVKKTYSDDRRAIIEEQIEEIKIDVEVMIPQEDVIVTVTKEGYVKRTGWRSHNASNGKDFGMKEGDILLERFDTNTTETVLLFTSKGNYIYLPVYEMPDIRWKDLGQHVANIVSLDRDETIIWATVVPNFEEEKRFIVFVTRNGMIKKTELNQYKVQRYSRAFVAVNLKKGDEVVDIFATDGTSDIVLATHGAYALIFHEDEVSPVGVRAAGVKAINLKEDDYVASGKPLNGDKDQLILVTQRGAVKRLKASEIEKSTRAKRGLVIFKELKRNPYRIVGIEIVRDDELVYMKTEKNIVEEIDPKAYRNKDRYSNGSLVLDVNDTGEVVETWTKKRPE
- the parE gene encoding DNA topoisomerase IV subunit B, yielding MAKHQFQYNEDAIQVLEGLEAVRKRPGMYIGSTDSRGLHHLVYEIVDNSVDEALAGFGDEISVVIHKDNSISVIDKGRGMPTGMHKLGKPTPEVILTVLHAGGKFGQGGYKTSGGLHGVGASVVNALSEWLVVTIKRDGSIYEQRFENGGVPATTLEKIGKTKESGTTMHFKPDTTIFSTTNYNYETLCERLRESAFLLKGMKISIKDERNDLEDVFHYETGIEAFVSYLNEEKDSIHPVVYFTGEQNGIEAELAFQFNDGYSENILSFVNNVRTKDGGTHEAGFKTAMTRVFNEYARKVSLLKEKDKNLEGTDIREGVAAIVSVRVPEEVLQFEGQTKGKLGTSEARSSIDAIVSEHLAYFLEENPDVATLLVRKAVKAAQAREAARKAREEARSGKKKKKSEGTLSGKLTPAQSRNPQKNELYLVEGDSAGGSAKQGRDRRFQAVLPLRGKVINTEKAKLADIFKNEEINTIIYAIGGGVGNEFDVEDINYDKVVIMTDADTDGAHIQVLLLTFFYRYMKPLIEAGKVFIALPPLYKVSKGKGKSEVIEYAWSDEELDGVTKKVGKGYMLQRYKGLGEMNADQLWETTMNPETRTLIRVKIDDAARAERRVTTLMGDKVEPRRKWIERNVQFGMQEEGNILENEMIMETEVE